One Pseudomonadota bacterium genomic region harbors:
- a CDS encoding histidine triad nucleotide-binding protein, with protein MTDCLFCKMVDGRITPGIVYEDSDVLAFNDIQPRAPVHVLIVPKRHIATVNDLGPGDAEVVGKLFLVARAIAKDRGFDKNGYRAVINCNADAGQSVFHLHLHLLAGRAMGWPPFPDAASP; from the coding sequence ATGACGGATTGTCTGTTCTGCAAGATGGTCGACGGCCGGATCACCCCCGGCATCGTCTATGAGGACAGCGATGTGCTGGCCTTCAACGATATCCAACCACGGGCGCCGGTGCATGTCCTCATCGTGCCCAAGCGGCATATCGCCACCGTGAACGACCTCGGGCCCGGCGACGCCGAAGTGGTAGGAAAGCTATTCCTCGTGGCGCGCGCGATCGCCAAGGATCGAGGATTCGATAAGAACGGCTATCGGGCGGTGATCAACTGCAATGCGGACGCCGGCCAGTCGGTGTTCCACCTCCACCTCCACCTCCTGGCCGGACGGGCGATGGGCTGGCCGCCCTTTCCAGATGCGGCTTCGCCCTGA